The DNA window CGCGCCCTGTCCGCTTCGATGACGGCGGGATGGAAGTTCGCCGCCGCAGTCCCCGACGTACAAACGATGGGGGTCGGTTTTCCGGTCCGTTTTGCCCGGCCGAGGGCGAAGAAGGCCGCCGACCGCTCGTCCAGATGGGAAAATACCTCGATGTCGTCGTGTTTGGCGAACGCGACGGTCAGCGGCGTCGAGCGACTCCCGGGAGCGAGGCAGACGGCATCGACGCCCTCGGCGGCCAACTCGTCCACGAACGTTTCGGCCCACAGCGTGTTTCGGTTGGGATACGTCATTCGAGTTCGTTCAGAATCGGCAGGAATTTCAACTGTACTTCGTCCCACTCCGCTTCCGGGTCGCTGTCGGCGACGATACCGTTTCCGGCGAAGAGGGTCACGCGGCCGTCACCCGCCACGCCGGAGCGGAGGCCGACCGCGAACTCCCCGTCGCCGTCGGCGTCGAACCACCCGACCGGCGAGGCGTACCACCCGCGGTCGAAGCGTTCCGTCTCGCGGATGGTCCGCATGGCGTCCGCCAGCGGAAGTCCGCCGACGGCCGGAGTCGGGTGCAGGGCCTCGACCACCGAGAGGACGTGCTCGTCGCAGTCGAGTTCGGCCGAAATCGGCGTCTGAAGGTGCTGGATGTTGGACAGTCGTTTGCATCGCCGGTCGCCGACCGTGACCGACGATGCGAGCGGTTCGAGCCCCTCGCGGATCGTTTTGGCGACGAGTTCGTGCTCCTCGCGGACTTTCTCGCTGGCGGCGAGTTCCGCGGCGAGTTCGTCGTCCTCCTCCGGCGTCTCTCCTCGACCTATCGACCCGGCGAGCGCCTCGGTCTCGACCGTCTGTCCGCGCAGCGAGACGAGGCGTTCCGGCGGCGCGCCGAAGAAGCCGCCCGACGAAGAGGGTTGGATGAGGAACCGGTAGCATTCGGGGTACGACGTTCGCAACCGTTCGAGGATGTCCGGCACATCGACGGATTCGGCGAGTTCGACCTCCAACGCGGTTGCGATAACCACTTTCTTCAGCTCCCCTTCCCGGATTCGCTCGGTCGC is part of the Haladaptatus paucihalophilus DX253 genome and encodes:
- a CDS encoding isochorismate synthase, producing the protein MPPHRDGQLSAGSPLVTRTCRVPDVSFRSFLAGRAAPRLYWTSSDGLEIAASGAVARLTADGERRFDEIRERADELFEAVDRDDGPDAARPRLFGGFSFSAEHEPSPPWEGFPGAEFVLPRVQLTRTEHETWLSVSARDTAEATVEETLSEIRAEIEALPEMRPSGDSPGIESTHPATARDEWCSQIRHATERIREGELKKVVIATALEVELAESVDVPDILERLRTSYPECYRFLIQPSSSGGFFGAPPERLVSLRGQTVETEALAGSIGRGETPEEDDELAAELAASEKVREEHELVAKTIREGLEPLASSVTVGDRRCKRLSNIQHLQTPISAELDCDEHVLSVVEALHPTPAVGGLPLADAMRTIRETERFDRGWYASPVGWFDADGDGEFAVGLRSGVAGDGRVTLFAGNGIVADSDPEAEWDEVQLKFLPILNELE